The Thalassotalea agarivorans region TGCAGCAAGCACCTTTTCTGGTACTGCCAATTGTGCAAGACCTCTAATAGCCTCTACTGCGGCGATTTTCATCGCATCATTGATTTCAGTGGCCCTAACATCAAGTGCCCCTCTAAATATAAAAGGAAAACATAGAACATTGTTAACCTGATTCGGATAATCGGAACGACCCGTTGCCATAATAGCATCGGGGCGCGTTTTATGGACGAGTTCAGGAGAAATTTCAGGATCCGGGTTTGAACAGGCGAATACAATAGGCTTTGAAGCCATTAACGCTAATTGCTGGGCTGACAATAAATTAGGACCAGAAACACCAACAAAGACATCTGCATCTTTGATCGCATCGGTAAGCGTTTTGCTATCCGTGTCATTAGCAAACTGCTGCTTATAACGATTTAGCCCAGAGCGTCTAGTAGTAATAACCCCTTGTCTATCCAGCATGAAAATGTTGCTTCGATTTGCGCCGCATTTTATCAGTAAATCCATACAAGCGATGGCAGCAGCACCAGCCCCTAGACAAACAATTTTAGCTGTTGCGATAGATTTGTCTTGTATCTCCAAAGCGTTAAGCAGGCCCGCCGCAGTAACAATTGCCGTTCCATGTTGATCGTCATGAAAAACAGGCACGTCGCATTGTGCGATCAAGGCTCGCTCAATTTCAAAACATTCGGGCGCTTTGATATCTTCCAAATTAATACCGCCAAATGAATCGGCAATATTAGCGACAGTAGCAACAAACTCTTCTACCGTATTGTGTTTAACTTGAATATCAAAGGAATCAATATTTGCAAAGCGTTTGAATAATAATGCCTTACCTTCCATGACAGGTTTTGACGCCATTGGGCCTAAATTACCTAGCCCCAAAATCGCAGTACCATTTGAAATTACCGCCACGGTATTACCTTTTGCCGTATATTTGTATACGTCTTCTGGGTTTTGCGCTATTTCTCTCACTGGCTCAGCGACACCTGGGCTGTATGCTAGCGACAGATCTTGTGTTGTCTCTGCTGGAGAAGTAATTTCAATACTAATTTTACCTGGAGAAGGGAAGGCGTGATAATCCAGCGCCTGTTGGCGTATATCTAACATGTTGGGGAGATCCTACTTGTGCCGCGAGAAAATTATTTTTCATCAGAAAACCATCGAAGACACAAATAATACACAAATATTTAACCTAAGCTATTAAAAATAAAGAGGTTGGATGAGATCTTTTTTACATTTAATAGAAGGAAAAAGGCAGTTAAATCGTAATAAAACATATATTTTTGGCGCAAAAGCGACATAAATTGAGTAAAACTCTTTAAAAAACGTATTTATGATGTAATTTTACTACAAAGTTATAAAATTCAGGCATAAAAAAACCAGCCATAAGGCTGGTTTTTATTTAGTATAAACGATACTTATTCGAACGGATTAACCAGTACCATTGTCTCTACACGGTCTGGGCCAGTAGATACGATATCAATTGGTACGCCAGTTACTTCCTCTAAACGCTTGATGTACGCTTTAGCATTCGCTGGTAACTGTTCGTAATCAGTTACACCGAATGTTTTTTCTGACCAACCAGGCATTTCTTCGTAAACAGGTTCGATTTCTTCGTAACCTTCAGCAGCTGTCGGTGGTACAGTTAACACTTCACCAGTGTTCGTTTTATAACCAACACAAATTTTAAGTGTTTCAAGACCATCTAGTACATCAAGCTTAGTTAAACAAAAACCTGAAATACTGTTAACTTGTACTGCGCGATGCATTGCAACAGCATCAAACCAACCACAACGACGCTCACGACCTGTAGTTGCGCCAAATTCATGGCCTACAGTACCTAAATGGTTACCAATATCGTCATTTAATTCTGTCGGGAAAGGACCAGAGCCAACACGTGTTGTATAAGCTTTGGTAATACCTAGTACATAATCGATGTAGCGAGGACCAACACCACAACCTGTTGATACACCACCAACCGTTGTGTTTGAAGAGGTTACATAAGGGTAAGTACCGTGATCAATATCTAGAAGCGTACCTTGAGCACCTTCAAACATGATTGATTCACCATTCTTACGCGCTTGGTCAAGAATCTCTGCAACATCGCCAACCATACCAGTAATGATGTCTGCAATAGCAAGTGCATCTTCAAGTACTTTCTCGTAGCTTACCGCTTCTGCTTTGTAATATTGCGTTAACGCGAAGTTATGATACTCAACAATTTCTTTTAGCTTAGCCGCAAAGCTTTCTTTGTCGAAAAGGTCACCTACACGAAGGCCGCGACGAGCGACTTTATCTTCATATGCTGGACCAATACCACGACCTGTAGTACCGATAGCCTTGTTACCGCGAGCCGCTTCACGCGCTTGGTCTAACGCTACGTGGTAAGGCAAAATTAATGGACAAGCGTCACTGATAATCAAGCGCTCACGTACCGGAACATCACGTGCTTCAAGCATCGTAATTTCCTTCATTAGCGCTTCAGGACTTAATACTACACCGTTACCAATCATACATTTTACATTGTCACGCAAAATACCAGATGGAATTAAGTGAAGTACGGTTTTTTCACCGTCTACAATTAGCGTATGACCAGCATTGTGGCCACCTTGATAACGTACAACATACTTAGCTTTATCTGTAAGTAAGTCGACAACCTTACCTTTGCCTTCGTCACCCCATTGAGTGCCAAGGACTACGACGTTTTTACCCATATTTACATTTAGGAAAGAAAATTAGGCGGGGATTCTACCAAAATTCAACTTTGAGGAAAAGAGAAAGTTGATGATTAATACATCAATTATTGTGATCAAAATGTTTCTTACCATCAAGCATCAACACTTTTATCCGTTGAGTAAAATAACTCGATGATATGAAATAAAAAACTCCGTGAGCTTTGGGCATCACGGAGTTTTTACGGGTAATTACCGTTTATTTAGATTTTGACGGCTCTTTTAAATAGTGGAAAAACTCGCTGTCAGGCTTAACCACTAAGATATCGCTCTTTTTGTTGAAGCTTTTTTCATAGGCTTCCAAACTTCTAAAGAACGAGAAGAACTCGGCGTCTTGTTGATAGGCATCAGCGTAAATCTTTGCTGCTTGCGCATCACCTTCACCGCGTACTTCAGCTGCTTCTTTTTGTGCTGTCGCAATCATGACCGTCACTCGCGCGTCTACCTCTGAGCGAATAACTTCCGCTTGCTCTTTACCTTCACTGCGATGCTCTTTTGCTACAGCAGTACGTTCAGCGCGCATACGATCATAGATTGAGTTACTAACCTCTGTCGGTAAGTTGATGGCTTTTACACGCACATCGATAACTTCAATGCCTAGATCTTCTCTTGAACTACGTGCACTTTCTAGCGCTTGAGACATAACCGAAGAACGGTCGCCAGAAACGATTTCTTTAATGGTACGGTTACCAAATTCAGTACGCAGTCCGTTATTAATTTTTTGTTTCAATAATAGACGCGCGTTGTCTATCGAGCCTGATGTACGCAGGTAGTAAGTTGAGAAGTCAACAATTCGCCATTTCGCATAAGAGTCAACCATAAGGTCTTTCTTTTCTGCCGTAACGAAACGGTCTGGCGCTTCATCGAGTGTTTGAATACGGGCATCTATTTTTTTCACGTTTTCAATCAACGGAATTTTAAAATGCAAACCTGGCTCATATACACGCATATCGCCTGTAGCATCATCTCGTTTAATTTTTGAAAACTGGAACACGATACCGCGCTGGCCTTCGCCTACAACAAAAATCGATGACACAAATAGCACTAATAGAGCAACTAAAACGATCAATAAAAAATTCTTATTCATGATTAGTTTCTCCCATTGTTAAAACGGTCATTTCTGCCTAAAGAAGACGGCATAGACGGTTGAGAAACAGGCGTGTTACTACCTGATTGCTTAATTGGCGGAATAGAAATCGTGGTATTTGGTTGCGCACCTAAAATACGATCAAGTGGTAAATACATCATGTTGTTACCACCCTCAACATCAACCATAACTTTACTAGTGTTACCGTATATTTTTTCCATCGTCGACAGGTAAATACGATTACGAGTAACTTCTGGCGCTGCTTGGTATTCTGGCAACAATTTAACGAAACGAGCAACTTCACCCTGAGCATTCAATACAGTCTGCTCTTTATAAGCACTTGCTTCTTGTTCCATACGCTTAACTTGACCACGAGCAATAGGTTCTACACTTCGCGCGTAAGCTTCAGCTTCACGGATATAACGTACTTCATCCTCTTGTGCTGCAATCGCGTCATCAAATGCATCTTTAACTGCTTCTGGTGGACGAGCATCTTTGAAGTTAACGTCGACAATAATCATGCCCATGTCATAAGGTGCAATGATTTTTTCAAGTTCACTCCACACTTTCTGGCGCACATCTTCACGGCCTGACGTTAAAATATCATCCATATCAGAATGACCGATGACATAACGAAGCGCACTATCTAGCGCTTGCTCTAAGCTGTTGTCTGCATTAGTTACGCTAAATACGTAGTTGCGAGCGTTTTCCACTCGATACTGTACTTGCATTTCAACTAAAACAACGTTTTCGTCTTGCGTTAACATGAAGCCTGACGCATTCAATGCTCGCGTTGTTTGAACATCGATAGGAATAACTTCTTCTACAAATGTCCATTTCCAGCTTAAGCCCGGTTCTACAACACCGACATATTCACCGAAGCGCAGCTTAATCGCGCGCTCAGCTTCTTTTACGGTATAAATACACGAAAACAAATAAGCTACTAGTGCAATAAATAGCGGTAACATTAGTGCGAAACCACCAATACCACCTGAAGAGCTTCCCGATGACTTTCCGCCACCGCCGAATACTCCGCCCATTTTATTGCCTAAGTCTTTGAAAAACTCGTCTAAATCTGGTGGACCTTGGTTGTTTCCACCTTTGTTTTTCCAGGGGTCTTTATCGTCCTTCCCCGGCTCATTCCAAGCCATGCTGCTCTCCGCTAGGTTTGATTGTTATTGAATGAATGGCTTTAGTATTGCTACTAAAGCACGTTTAAATCTAAATATATCAGAAAGTTGT contains the following coding sequences:
- a CDS encoding malic enzyme-like NAD(P)-binding protein — encoded protein: MLDIRQQALDYHAFPSPGKISIEITSPAETTQDLSLAYSPGVAEPVREIAQNPEDVYKYTAKGNTVAVISNGTAILGLGNLGPMASKPVMEGKALLFKRFANIDSFDIQVKHNTVEEFVATVANIADSFGGINLEDIKAPECFEIERALIAQCDVPVFHDDQHGTAIVTAAGLLNALEIQDKSIATAKIVCLGAGAAAIACMDLLIKCGANRSNIFMLDRQGVITTRRSGLNRYKQQFANDTDSKTLTDAIKDADVFVGVSGPNLLSAQQLALMASKPIVFACSNPDPEISPELVHKTRPDAIMATGRSDYPNQVNNVLCFPFIFRGALDVRATEINDAMKIAAVEAIRGLAQLAVPEKVLAATGEASLAFGPGYIIPKPMDERLCEKVAKAVATAAVESGVAKLPLPAKYQ
- a CDS encoding adenylosuccinate synthase, whose amino-acid sequence is MGKNVVVLGTQWGDEGKGKVVDLLTDKAKYVVRYQGGHNAGHTLIVDGEKTVLHLIPSGILRDNVKCMIGNGVVLSPEALMKEITMLEARDVPVRERLIISDACPLILPYHVALDQAREAARGNKAIGTTGRGIGPAYEDKVARRGLRVGDLFDKESFAAKLKEIVEYHNFALTQYYKAEAVSYEKVLEDALAIADIITGMVGDVAEILDQARKNGESIMFEGAQGTLLDIDHGTYPYVTSSNTTVGGVSTGCGVGPRYIDYVLGITKAYTTRVGSGPFPTELNDDIGNHLGTVGHEFGATTGRERRCGWFDAVAMHRAVQVNSISGFCLTKLDVLDGLETLKICVGYKTNTGEVLTVPPTAAEGYEEIEPVYEEMPGWSEKTFGVTDYEQLPANAKAYIKRLEEVTGVPIDIVSTGPDRVETMVLVNPFE
- the hflC gene encoding protease modulator HflC — encoded protein: MNKNFLLIVLVALLVLFVSSIFVVGEGQRGIVFQFSKIKRDDATGDMRVYEPGLHFKIPLIENVKKIDARIQTLDEAPDRFVTAEKKDLMVDSYAKWRIVDFSTYYLRTSGSIDNARLLLKQKINNGLRTEFGNRTIKEIVSGDRSSVMSQALESARSSREDLGIEVIDVRVKAINLPTEVSNSIYDRMRAERTAVAKEHRSEGKEQAEVIRSEVDARVTVMIATAQKEAAEVRGEGDAQAAKIYADAYQQDAEFFSFFRSLEAYEKSFNKKSDILVVKPDSEFFHYLKEPSKSK
- the hflK gene encoding FtsH protease activity modulator HflK, with the translated sequence MAWNEPGKDDKDPWKNKGGNNQGPPDLDEFFKDLGNKMGGVFGGGGKSSGSSSGGIGGFALMLPLFIALVAYLFSCIYTVKEAERAIKLRFGEYVGVVEPGLSWKWTFVEEVIPIDVQTTRALNASGFMLTQDENVVLVEMQVQYRVENARNYVFSVTNADNSLEQALDSALRYVIGHSDMDDILTSGREDVRQKVWSELEKIIAPYDMGMIIVDVNFKDARPPEAVKDAFDDAIAAQEDEVRYIREAEAYARSVEPIARGQVKRMEQEASAYKEQTVLNAQGEVARFVKLLPEYQAAPEVTRNRIYLSTMEKIYGNTSKVMVDVEGGNNMMYLPLDRILGAQPNTTISIPPIKQSGSNTPVSQPSMPSSLGRNDRFNNGRN